One part of the Pristis pectinata isolate sPriPec2 chromosome 15, sPriPec2.1.pri, whole genome shotgun sequence genome encodes these proteins:
- the lrig3 gene encoding leucine-rich repeats and immunoglobulin-like domains protein 3 isoform X2, producing MAWIRRRPLSATLPLLLGGALALLCARIPAAVALEPPRACPLRCSCLGELLDCSRRKLSRVPHPLPAWIVRLSNNKIAEVLSEQLMPFQSMETLDLSNNQIFELKKFPPLQLRYLYINNNKITSLDPGCFDNLSNTLQVLKLNRNKISAIPSKMFKLPHLQHLELSRNKIKKVDGLAFQGLSALKSLRLQRNGISKLMDGAFWGLSNIEILQLDFNNLTEVTKGWLYGLLMLQQLNLSQNAISKINPDAWEFCQKLSELDVSFNELTRLEDSSFVGLSLLGQLYIGNNQVSYIADGAFGGLSSLHSLDLKNNEISWTIEDMNGAFSELSKLRKLGLQGNRIRSITRKAFSGLDALEHLDLSNNAIMSVQSNTFSQMKKLHELYLNTSSLLCDCQLKWLHQWAIDHGFQPFINASCAHPQWLKGKSIFATKPEDFVCDDFPKPEIIEQPETQAAVKDSNVSFICSAASSSDSPMTFAWKKDNEVLHDAEIENYAHLRSQGGEVMEYTTILRLRHVNFSSEGKYQCVISNHFGSSYSNKAKLTVNMLPSFTKSPTDLTIRAGAMARLECAAVGHPTPQIAWQKDGGTDFPAARERRMHVMPEDDVFFIVDVKIEDIGIYSCTAQNSAGAISANATLTVLETPSFVRPLVDKTVAKGETAVLQCIAAGSPPPKLNWTKDDSPLSVTERHFFAAGNQLLIIVDSNLDDAGKYTCEMSNTLGTERGHIRLNVISTPNCDSTQSAASFEEDGWSTIGIVIIAVVCCVVGTSLVWVVIIYHTRRKSEDCSVTNTDETNLPADIPSYLSSQGTLSDHQEGYGRSEAGSHHQLMTGSMNGYLLQHRGSDDLCHIDNGSDTDIEGVSDPLVYHKSVHAASMYAGGIVYDTETLDRISNQDESSDQVGTGPGVYNDSSTYSKRGYSQFTQVPPEDLFNQAIAKKMIQLPNSNLFNSVQTLHKMTAVDVPVSNRNPEKLTATHNMYGGTFGKPLWRRHQDPYSDYIQPAATRSLTLHHNPRGSLDSDSEIEAESESPSVSVTGNHNSTYEHIVDKCRTPTFQPYRVNT from the exons ATCTAATAACAAAATTGCTGAAGTGCTATCTGAACAGCTGATGCCATTTCAATCCATGGAAACACTTGATCTCAGTAACAACCAGATTTTTGAATTGAAAAAGTTTCCTCCTCTACAACTTCGATATCT GTATATCAACAATAACAAAATAACTTCTCTGGATCCTGGTTGCTTTGACAATCTTTCTAATACTCTACAAGTCTTGAAGCTGAACAGGAACAAAATTTCAGCTATTCCTTCCAAGATGTTTAAGCTGCCGCATCTCCAGCATTT GGAACTCAGCCGCAACAAAATTAAAAAAGTCGATGGCCTTGCATTTCAAGGACTTAGTGCTTTGAAATCTCTTAGATTACAAAGAAATGGCATTAGTAAGCTCATGGATGGAGCTTTCTGGGGACTGAGTAACATCGAGATCTT ACAACTGGATTTTAACAATTTGACAGAAGTAACGAAAGGATGGTTATATGGCTTGCTGATGTTGCAGCAACTTAATCTCAGCCAGAATGCCATCAGCAAGATCAACCCAGATGCCTGGGAGTTCTGCCAAAAACTCAGTGAGCT GGATGTCTCATTCAATGAGCTAACACGTCTAGAGGATTCCAGCTTTGTTGGTCTGAGCCTGCTTGGCCAGTTATATATAGGAAATAACCAAGTGAGTTACATTGCTGATGGTGCCTTTGGAGGACTATCCAGTTTACACAGTCT AGACctgaaaaataatgaaatctCATGGACTATTGAAGATATGAATGGGGCTTTCTCTGAATTGAGCAAACTAAGGAAATT GGGACTACAAGGAAACAGAATCAGATCAATCACACGGAAAGCATTTTCTGGTCTGGATGCACTTGAACATCT tGATCTGAGCAATAATGCAATCATGTCTGTCCAGAGCAACACCTTTTCTCAGATGAAGAAACTTCATGAATT ATATTTGAATACTTCAAGCCTCCTTTGTGATTGTCAGTTGAAATGGCTGCACCAGTGGGCGATAGACCATGGATTTCAACCTTTCATTAATGCGAGTTGTGCCCATCCCCAGTGGCTGAAAGGAAAAAGTATATTTGCTACTAAACCGGAAGACTTTGTATGTG ATGACTTTCCCAAACCTGAGATCATTGAGCAGCCTGAAACACAAGCAGCTGTAAAGGATTCGAATGTGAGCTTCATCTGCTCAGCAGCCAGCAGCAGTGATTCTCCAATGACATTTGCCTGGAAGAAAgataatgaagtgcttcatgaTGCTGAGATTGAGAACTATGCACATCTTCGATCTCAAGGTGGTGAAGTAATGGAATATACTACCATCTTGCGTCTTCGACATGTAAATTTCAGCAGTGAAGGAAAATACCAGTGTGTGATTTCCAATCACTTTGGTTCATCCTACTccaacaaagccaagctgactgtgAATA TGTTACCGTCATTCACAAAGTCACCAACAGACCTCACTATTCGAGCAGGAGCTATGGCCCGTTTAGAATGTGCTGCTGTTGGGCATCCTACACCACAGATAGCTTGGCAAAAAGATGGTGGTACTGACTTCCCTGCTGCACGAGAGCGAAGGATGCATGTTATGCCAGAAGATGACGTATTTTTTATTGTAGATGTGAAAATAGAGGACATTGGAATTTATAGCTGCACTGCTCAAAATAGTGCTGGAGCTATTTCAGCCAATGCAACACTAACTGTATTAG AAACTCCTTCATTTGTGCGTCCTCTTGTTGATAAAACGGTGGCAAAAGGTGAAACTGCAGTTCTGCAATGCATAGCAGCTGGGAGTCCTCCTCCAAAACTGAACTGGACCAAAGATGATAGTCCTTTATCAGTAACTGAAAGACACTTCTTTGCTGCTGGAAATCAGCTGTTAATTATTGTAGACAGTAACCTGGATGATGCTGGGAAATACACatgtgaaatgtcaaataccctcGGAACTGAGCGGGGCCACATTCGCCTGAATGTCATTTCTACACCAAACTGTGACTCTACACAAAGTGCTGCATCATTTGAAGAGGACGGATGGTCTACAATTGGAATTGTTATCATAGCAGTGGTATGCTGTGTGGTTGGCACTTCTTTGGTTTGGGTGGTTATTATTTACCATACAAGGAGGAAGAGTGAGGACTGCAGCGTGACAAACACAG ATGAGACAAACTTGCCTGCAGATATCCCAAGCTACTTATCATCCCAGGGAACACTGTCTGATCATCAGGAAGGATATGGGCGATCAGAAGCTGGCAGTCACCATCAGCTTATGACTGGTTCTATGAATGGATATTTACTCCAACACAGAGGAAGTGATg ATCTCTGTCACATTGACAACGGAAGTGACACTGACATAGAAGGTGTATCTGATCCACTAGTTTATCATAAATCAGTCCATGCAGCCTCAATGTATGCTGGAGGAATTGTATATGATACTGAAACTTTGGATAGAATCAGCAATCAAG ATGAAAGTTCTGACCAGGTGGGAACTGGTCCAGGCGTCTACAATGATTCTAGCACCTATTCAAAGAGAGGGTACTCTCAGTTCACTCAAGTGCCCCCAGAAGACCTCTTCAACCAAGCTATTGCAAAGAAGATGATTCAGCTCCCAAATTCGAACTTGTTCAATTCTGTTCAAACTTTACACAAAATGACTGCTGTTGATGTACCAGTTTCAAACAGGAATCCAGAAAAATTAACAGCAACTCACAATATGTATGGTG GGACATTTGGAAAACCCTTGTGGAGAAGACACCAAGATCCCTATTCTGATTATATTCAACCAGCTGCAACTCGGTCTTTAACTCTTCATCATAATCCTCGAGGCTCATTGGACAGTGATTCTGAGATTGAAGCAGAATCAGAGAGTCCCTCTGTTtctgtcacagggaaccacaATAGTACTTATGAACACATTGTTGATAAATGTAGGACTCCGACTTTTCAGCCATACAGAGTTAATACGTAG